Proteins encoded together in one Telopea speciosissima isolate NSW1024214 ecotype Mountain lineage chromosome 6, Tspe_v1, whole genome shotgun sequence window:
- the LOC122665977 gene encoding ABC transporter C family member 7-like encodes MGQRQLVCLGRVLLKRSKVLVLDEATASVDTTTDYLIQQSLRQHFSGSTIITIAHRITSILDIDMVALLDNGLVLEYDSPSKLLEIKSSSFAKLVKEYTQRCSS; translated from the exons ATGGGTCAAAGGCAGTTAGTCTGTTTAGGGCGGGTATTGCTCAAGAGGAGCAAAGTGTTAGTACTCGATGAAGCTACTGCATCAGTGGATACTACAACTGACTATCTAATTCAGCAATCTCTTAGGCAACACTTCTCAGGGTCTACTATCATCACAATCGCACATAGGATAACATCAATTCTTGATATTGATATGGTTGCCCTTCTCGATAATG GCCTTGTATTGGAATATGATTCCCCATCCAAATTGTTAGAGATTAAGTCTTCTTCATTTGCGAAACTTGTTAAGGAGTATACTCAGAGATGTAGTTCCTAG